A single genomic interval of Pseudorca crassidens isolate mPseCra1 chromosome 19, mPseCra1.hap1, whole genome shotgun sequence harbors:
- the SPHK1 gene encoding sphingosine kinase 1 isoform X2, which yields MSTHVLGFSRNWTPLLLAAPRGGVSSPPDPATAGNDAGAPTAPAPGGEGEPHSRHRDARLGRTDKELKAGAAAADSAPTAPGTPWQRGPRVEVMDAAGGSRNPLPRPCRVLVLLNPRGGKGKALQLFRSHVQPLLAQADVSFTLTLTERRNHARELVRAEDLRRWDALVVMSGDGLMHEVVNGLMERPDWETAIQKPLCSLPAGSGNALAASVNHYAGFEQVTNEDLLTNCTRLLCHRLLAPMDLLSLQTASGQRLFSVLSLAWGFIADVDLESEKFRRLGEMRFTLGTFLRLAALRTYQGSLAYLPVETVVSKMPPCPARDQQAQQGPVDAHLVPLEEAVPSHWTVVPEQDFVLVLALLHSHLGSEMFAAPMGRCAAGAMHLFYVRAGVSRATLLRLFLAMEKGRHMECDCPHLVYVPVVAFRLEPKDRKGVFAVDGELMISEAVQGQVHPNCFWMVSGCRESPPSLEPQASPSWRPPPAEHL from the exons ATGTCCACTCACGTTCTGGGATTTTCACGCAACTGGACTCCCCTCCTCCTGGCAGCGCCCAGGGG CGGTGTCTCCTCTCCCCCAGATCCGGCAACCGCAGGGAATGACGCGGGTGCCCCTACAGCCCCGGCTCCGGGCGGGGAGGGCGAGCCCCACAGCCGGCACCGAGACGCCCGCCTGGGCAGGACCGATAAGGAGCTGAAGGCAGGAGCCGCCGCCGCAGACAGCGCCCCGACAGCGCCGGGGACCCCCTGGCAGCGGGGGCCACGGGTCGAGGTTATGGATGCAG CGGGCGGCTCCCGGAACCCGCTCCCGAGGCCCTGCCGAGTGCTGGTGCTGTTAAATCCGCGCGGGGGCAAGGGCAAAGCCCTGCAGCTCTTCCGGAGCCACGTGCAGCCCCTGCTGGCCCAGGCCGATGTCTCCTTCACGCTGACGCTCACTG AGCGGCGGAACCACGCCCGGGAGCTGGTGCGGGCGGAGGACCTGAGACGTTGGGACGCGCTGGTGGTCATGTCTGGAGACGGGTTGATGCATGAG GTGGTGAACGGGCTCATGGAGCGGCCTGACTGGGAGACCGCCATCCAGAAGCCCCTGTGTAGCCTCCCAGCCGGCTCTGGCAATGCACTGGCCGCTTCTGTGAACCATTATGCCGG CTTCGAGCAGGTGACCAATGAAGACCTCCTGACCAACTGCACCCGGCTGCTGTGCCACCGGCTGCTGGCGCCCATGGATCTGCTGTCCCTGCAGACAGCCTCCGGGCAGCGCCTCTTCTCCGTGCTCAGCCTGGCTTGGGGTTTCATCGCTGACGTGGATCTGGAGAGTGAGAAGTTTCGGCGCCTGGGTGAGATGCGCTTCACTCTGGGCACCTTCCTGCGCCTGGCGGCCCTGCGCACCTACCAGGGCTCCCTGGCCTACCTCCCTGTAGAAACGGTGGTCTCCAAGATGCCCCCCTGCCCCGCTCGGGACCAGCAGGCCCAGCAGGGCCCTGTGGACGCCCACCTGGTGCCCCTGGAGGAGGCAGTGCCCTCTCACTGGACGGTGGTGCCGGAGCAGGACTTCGTGCTGGTGCTGGCGCTGCTGCACTCACACCTGGGCAGTGAGATGTTTGCTGCACCCATGGGCCGCTGTGCGGCCGGCGCTATGCATTTGTTCTACGTGCGGGCAGGTGTGTCTCGGGCCACACTGCTGCGCCTCTTCCTGGCCATGGAGAAAGGCAGGCACATGGAGTGTGACTGTCCCCACTTGGTGTACGTGCCCGTGGTTGCTTTCCGCCTGGAACCCAAGGACAGGAAGGGTGTGTTTGCTGTGGACGGGGAACTGATGATCAGTGAGGCTGTGCAGGGCCAGGTGCACCCAAACTGCTTCTGGATGGTCAGTGGCTGCAGGGAGTCCCCACCCTCTCTGGAGCCACAGGCCTCACCCAGCTGGAGGCCACCTCCAGCGGAGCACTTATGA
- the SPHK1 gene encoding sphingosine kinase 1 isoform X1, translating to MDAAGGSRNPLPRPCRVLVLLNPRGGKGKALQLFRSHVQPLLAQADVSFTLTLTERRNHARELVRAEDLRRWDALVVMSGDGLMHEVVNGLMERPDWETAIQKPLCSLPAGSGNALAASVNHYAGFEQVTNEDLLTNCTRLLCHRLLAPMDLLSLQTASGQRLFSVLSLAWGFIADVDLESEKFRRLGEMRFTLGTFLRLAALRTYQGSLAYLPVETVVSKMPPCPARDQQAQQGPVDAHLVPLEEAVPSHWTVVPEQDFVLVLALLHSHLGSEMFAAPMGRCAAGAMHLFYVRAGVSRATLLRLFLAMEKGRHMECDCPHLVYVPVVAFRLEPKDRKGVFAVDGELMISEAVQGQVHPNCFWMVSGCRESPPSLEPQASPSWRPPPAEHL from the exons ATGGATGCAG CGGGCGGCTCCCGGAACCCGCTCCCGAGGCCCTGCCGAGTGCTGGTGCTGTTAAATCCGCGCGGGGGCAAGGGCAAAGCCCTGCAGCTCTTCCGGAGCCACGTGCAGCCCCTGCTGGCCCAGGCCGATGTCTCCTTCACGCTGACGCTCACTG AGCGGCGGAACCACGCCCGGGAGCTGGTGCGGGCGGAGGACCTGAGACGTTGGGACGCGCTGGTGGTCATGTCTGGAGACGGGTTGATGCATGAG GTGGTGAACGGGCTCATGGAGCGGCCTGACTGGGAGACCGCCATCCAGAAGCCCCTGTGTAGCCTCCCAGCCGGCTCTGGCAATGCACTGGCCGCTTCTGTGAACCATTATGCCGG CTTCGAGCAGGTGACCAATGAAGACCTCCTGACCAACTGCACCCGGCTGCTGTGCCACCGGCTGCTGGCGCCCATGGATCTGCTGTCCCTGCAGACAGCCTCCGGGCAGCGCCTCTTCTCCGTGCTCAGCCTGGCTTGGGGTTTCATCGCTGACGTGGATCTGGAGAGTGAGAAGTTTCGGCGCCTGGGTGAGATGCGCTTCACTCTGGGCACCTTCCTGCGCCTGGCGGCCCTGCGCACCTACCAGGGCTCCCTGGCCTACCTCCCTGTAGAAACGGTGGTCTCCAAGATGCCCCCCTGCCCCGCTCGGGACCAGCAGGCCCAGCAGGGCCCTGTGGACGCCCACCTGGTGCCCCTGGAGGAGGCAGTGCCCTCTCACTGGACGGTGGTGCCGGAGCAGGACTTCGTGCTGGTGCTGGCGCTGCTGCACTCACACCTGGGCAGTGAGATGTTTGCTGCACCCATGGGCCGCTGTGCGGCCGGCGCTATGCATTTGTTCTACGTGCGGGCAGGTGTGTCTCGGGCCACACTGCTGCGCCTCTTCCTGGCCATGGAGAAAGGCAGGCACATGGAGTGTGACTGTCCCCACTTGGTGTACGTGCCCGTGGTTGCTTTCCGCCTGGAACCCAAGGACAGGAAGGGTGTGTTTGCTGTGGACGGGGAACTGATGATCAGTGAGGCTGTGCAGGGCCAGGTGCACCCAAACTGCTTCTGGATGGTCAGTGGCTGCAGGGAGTCCCCACCCTCTCTGGAGCCACAGGCCTCACCCAGCTGGAGGCCACCTCCAGCGGAGCACTTATGA